One Alkaliphilus sp. B6464 genomic window carries:
- a CDS encoding L,D-transpeptidase family protein has protein sequence MLKSIISGLILSTIMVTPNTPKIDVNIINNAVKTHIQKVISLEIDYSEALKKLGFNKGEYKNAQLDNRNAILRFQSEHNLIVDGSIGRQTKSAMRKRMLESAYKYTDTVTNPPSNKHWITVNKTKRILTLYKGKDVIKKYPIAQGKDSGLTPEGKFTIVRKTINPSWNYKEKSAKGGAPDNPLGKRWIGISYGGGGMYGIHGNNAPYSIGTNVSLGCIRMINADVEELFEIIQINIPIWIGTDIKLKDWGVNQESYLKTAQ, from the coding sequence ATGCTTAAGTCTATTATATCAGGCTTAATTCTATCTACTATAATGGTAACACCAAATACGCCCAAGATAGATGTAAATATTATAAATAATGCTGTCAAAACTCATATACAGAAAGTGATAAGCTTAGAAATCGATTATAGTGAGGCATTAAAAAAATTAGGATTTAACAAAGGAGAATATAAGAATGCTCAGTTGGACAATAGAAATGCTATATTAAGATTTCAAAGTGAACACAATCTAATTGTAGATGGTTCTATTGGTAGGCAAACTAAAAGTGCAATGCGAAAGAGGATGTTAGAGAGTGCCTATAAATACACAGATACAGTAACAAATCCACCTTCCAATAAGCACTGGATAACAGTGAATAAAACTAAAAGGATATTAACCTTGTATAAAGGAAAAGATGTTATAAAAAAATATCCAATTGCACAAGGTAAAGATTCTGGGCTCACCCCTGAGGGTAAGTTTACTATAGTGAGAAAAACTATCAATCCTTCGTGGAACTATAAAGAGAAATCTGCAAAAGGTGGTGCTCCAGATAATCCGCTAGGTAAAAGGTGGATAGGTATTTCTTATGGCGGAGGAGGTATGTATGGTATCCATGGAAATAATGCTCCATATTCTATTGGAACTAATGTTTCTTTAGGTTGTATACGTATGATAAATGCCGATGTTGAGGAATTATTTGAAATTATTCAGATTAATATTCCAATTTGGATAGGTACAGATATAAAGCTGAAAGATTGGGGAGTAAATCAAGAAAGTTATCTTAAAACCGCTCAATAA